Proteins from a genomic interval of Alkalinema sp. FACHB-956:
- a CDS encoding toll/interleukin-1 receptor domain-containing protein, which translates to MKIFVSYSHEDAEWLKKLQIHLKPLTRKGTIDLWDDTRIQTGDDWQQAIETALANAQIAILLVSPNFIASDFIADNELPPLLDAAQANGLKIFWIPISYSSHTEMDFNKYQAAHNPKQPLASLPPVEQDRVLVKICQDLKRLAT; encoded by the coding sequence ATGAAAATTTTCGTTAGCTACAGCCATGAAGACGCCGAATGGCTGAAAAAACTGCAAATCCACCTCAAACCCCTCACCCGCAAAGGCACGATCGATCTTTGGGACGACACCCGCATCCAAACTGGCGACGACTGGCAACAGGCAATTGAAACCGCCCTCGCCAACGCCCAAATCGCCATCCTCCTCGTCAGCCCCAACTTCATCGCCTCCGACTTCATCGCCGACAACGAACTGCCCCCCCTCCTCGATGCCGCCCAAGCCAACGGCCTCAAAATCTTCTGGATTCCCATCAGCTACAGCAGCCACACCGAAATGGACTTCAACAAATACCAAGCCGCCCACAACCCCAAACAACCCCTTGCCAGCCTCCCCCCCGTCGAACAAGACCGCGTCCTCGTCAAAATCTGCCAAGACCTCAAACGCCTCGCCACCTAA